One window of Nicotiana tomentosiformis chromosome 11, ASM39032v3, whole genome shotgun sequence genomic DNA carries:
- the LOC104087851 gene encoding uncharacterized protein encodes MTHPGSHIRMEKSPKNEFTYLYIPLYAFIKGFDYCRPIVVVDGSHLKSAYTGTFISASTLDGAEYGVVDSENDVAWLWFFEKFKVAYGERENMCIVSDRSGSIIKSVSRVYPIVPHFTCIWHLWNNVYKIFKKSHEKLSEVYFSMAKAYTKDEFDSIIEKVEKVDIQLKYYLKLAGYEKWVRLYVPVNRGWTMTSNIAESINSALV; translated from the exons ATGACTCATCCTGGTTCACATATTAGAATGgaaaaatctcctaaaaatgAGTTCACGTATTTGTATATACCGTTGTATGCTTTTATAAAGGGGTTCGATTACTGTAGACCCATCGTCGTTGTGGATGGCAGCCACCTAAAATCAGCATACACAGGGACATTCATCTCGGCTAGCACGTTGGATGGTGCAG AGTATGGTGTAGTTGATTCAGAGAATGATGTTGCTTGGTTGTGGTTCTTTGAGAAATTTAAGGTAGCTTATGGGGAACGGGAAAACATGTGCATCGTTTCAGATAGGAGTGGGAGCATCATCAAATCTGTATCCAGAGTGTATCCTATTGTACCCCATTTTACTTGTATATGGCATCTATGGAACAATGTATACAAGATATTCAAAAAGAGTCATGAGAAGTTGAGCGAGGTATACTTTTCAATGGCAAAAGCATACACCAAAGATGAATTTGATAGTATAATAGAAAAGGTGGAGAAAGTAGATATTCAGTtgaaatattatttgaaattagCTGGATACGAAAAGTGGGTTAGGTTGTACGTGCCTGTTAACCGGGGATGGACTATGACATCAAATATTGCTGAGTCAATCAATTCGGCACTTGTATGA